One part of the Aspergillus fumigatus Af293 chromosome 7, whole genome shotgun sequence genome encodes these proteins:
- a CDS encoding condensin subunit BRN1 → MPRVANPKHRRSNGASTPHKNSPMKIPLNDDTGEKAARLEARQARHDRQMDQIKAAVKTPMPPRRYTYDRASSMSPGTPRGSGHRRRESDADGRRAVTPMKRVPILANFEEWMKMATDNKINANNSWNFALIDYFHDMSLLKEGDGVNFQKASCTLDGCVKIYTSRVDSVATETGKLLSGLADSREKRGRDTGAEGEGDDEDDEEGEDGTARKSRRKAQRTHEATLAPSFAALQLKKFELEFSVDPLFKKASADFDEGGAKGLLLNHLSIDGQGRIVFDSSDDAVEESPNDVDNSREGSEDPEHPKSSSPAPKRSSDDAFEDVEIDITPLANQFFPDLTRLDEQDICPSLKNFDLGDPSGSLDIPFLKAPEEWRNEKGNEDGRGGNDASGIMLDDDNAVGFDDDDGTLAGFDLSEDAGFGNGGEAWAREAALEPMLKVHRIDRDGDQNQDGGEAMDDEDGYAISLTHQPDKRDHENILSYFDNALQKNWAGPEHWKIRRIKENAAASSATAAPKQRKEKEPFEIDFAAPLDPTVAELIYTPASSNSTISLPKTQWKTKGRNLLPDDKHFNSRQLLRLFLKPKARMGSKKLVGLRQFNSRRQDRTAVNGEMDEAFWASRKQEEEAAADEDAAPGAYDADFFADDDGLAFPNGLGMADDDDDNLPFTDAREMLSPPADGAPGTTAGDAGGATGIAALLNMVGATPKPGAGGFGSQLVTQGGRRARPEYVAYARVAKKIDVRRLKQEMWKGMGERLIASTQFDSMTQASAGNGVNQVLNTETEPDAPPTPTPQRPQPVDSSEEPKEDRRLRFTQVMNSLKTVYPPEKLRDISTSFGFICLLHLANEQGLILQNDGLSEGAGAGSLEEIYIAKDVNAVIDEASA, encoded by the exons ATGCCCCGCGTAGCAAATCCTAAACATCGCCGCTCCAACGGCGCATCAACGCCTCACAAAAACTCGCCTATGAA GATCCCTTTGAACGATGACACGGGGGAGAAGGCCGCCCGTTTGGAGGCCCGACAAGCCCGCCATGACCGCCAGATGGATCAGATCAAGGCTGCCGTCAAGACGCCAATGCCTCCTCGACGATACACATATGACCGCGCTTCGAGTATGAGCCCCGGTACCCCTAGGGGATCAGGACACCGCCGACGAGAGAGCGATGCTGATGGACGACGAGCGGTGACCCCAATGAAACGGGTCCCTATCTTGGCAAACTTTGAggaatggatgaagatggccacGGACAACAAGATCAATGCGAACAACTCTTGGAACTTTGCTCTGATTGACTACTTCCATGATATGTCTCTACTCAAGGAAGGCGATGGTGTCAACTTCCAAAAGGCGAGCTGCACGCTCGATGGTTGCGTAAAGATTTATACAAGCAGAGTCGACAGCGTTGCGACGGAAACGGGTAAACTGCTAAGTGGGCTGGCGGACAGCCGTGAGAAGCGGGGTCGTGACACTGGCGCGGAGGGTGAgggtgacgacgaggacgacgaggaaggggAAGATGGAACAGCCAGGAAGTCGCGGAGAAAG GCCCAGAGAACACACGAGGCCACGCTTGCGCCTTCCTTTGCCGCCCTTCAACTGAAAAAGTTTGAGCTAGAATTCTCAGTTGACCCTTTATTCAAGAAAGCCTCCGCGGATTTTGACGAGGGAGGGGCCAAAGGCTTGCTCCTGAATCACCTGTCGATAGATGGGCAGGGACGTATCGTCTTTGACAGCAGCGACGACGCTGTTGAGGAAAGCCCTAATGACGTGGACAATAGTCGCGAAGGCTCGGAGGACCCCGAACATCCGAAGTCCTCTTCACCGGCTCCGAAGCGGTCTTCTGACGATGCTTTTGAAGACGTTGAGATTGACATAACGCCACTAGCGAACCAATTTTTCCCCGATTTGACGCGCCTCGATGAGCAGGATATCTGTCCGTCCCTCAAGAACTTCGATCTTGGCGATCCCTCCGGATCACTCGATATTCCCTTTCTCAAGGCGCCTGAAGAATGGCGCAACGAAAAAGGCAACGAGGACGGACGAGGCGGAAACGATGCCTCTGGGATCATGCTCGACGACGACAATGCTGTTGGctttgacgacgacgatggtACTCTAGCTGGGTTCGATCTTAGTGAAGATGCCGGTTTTGGTAATGGGGGTGAAGCATGGGCCCGTGAGGCTGCCCTGGAGCCAATGCTGAAAGTTCATCGCATTGACCGTGATGGCGATCAGAATCAGGACGGCGGCGAGGCAatggacgacgaagatgggTATGCTATTTCGCTTACTCATCAGCCAGATAAGCGTGACCATGAGAACATTCTTAGCTATTTTGACAATGCACTTCAGAAAAACTGGGCGGGCCCTGAACACTGGAAGATTCGGCGTATCAAGGAAAACGCGGCTGCCAGCTCTGCAACTGCGGCGCCGAAGCAGcggaaggaaaaggagccGTTTGAAATCGACTTCGCGGCACCTCTAGATCCAACCGTCGCTGAATTGATTTATACCCCCGCTAGTTCCAACTCCACCATTTCCCTGCCCAAGACACAGTGGAAAACCAAAGGGCGGAATCTGCTACCAGACGACAAACACTTCAACTCCAGACAGCTACTCCGTCTCTTCCTCAAACCTAAGGCTCGCATGGGCTCGAAGAAACTGGTGGGCCTGCGACAATTCAACAGCCGACGACAGGACCGGACCGCAGTTAATGGGGAAATGGATGAGGCGTTCTGGGCTAGTCGcaagcaggaggaggaagcggcCGCCGACGAGGATGCTGCCCCTGGCGCGTATGATGCCGACTTCTTCGCGGACGACGATGGACTCGCGTTCCCGAACGGGCTCGGtatggccgacgatgacgacgacaacCTGCCCTTTACAGACGCGCGAGAGATGCTGTCTCCACCAGCTGATGGGGCTCCAGGCACAACAGCAGGGGATGCAGGAGGAGCTACGGGTATTGCTGCTCTCCTCAACATGGTAGGGGCGACGCCCAAGCCGGGCGCTGGGGGCTTTGGCTCGCAGTTGGTGACACAAGGCGGACGGCGAGCGCGACCTGAATATGTCGCCTATGCAAGAGTCGCCAAGAAAATTGACGTGCGGAGACTGAAACAGGAGATGTGGAAGGGCATGGGCGAAAGGTTGATTGCATCCACACAATTTGATTCCATGACGCAAGCAAGCGCTGGGAACGGTGTTAATCAAGTACTAAATACTGAGACTGAGCCCGATGCACCGCCAACACCCACTCCTCAAAGACCGCAGCCGGTCGACAGCTCGGAAGAACCGAAGGAAGACCGTCGGTTACGATTCACGCAGGTCATGAATTCCCTCAAAACGGTCTATCCGCCAGAGAAGCTTCGTGACATCAGCACCTCTTTTGGCTTTATCTGTCTTCTCCACTTGGCTAACGAGCAAGGTCTCATTTTGCAAAACGATGGCCTGTCCGAGGGCGCTGGCGCGGGCTCATTAGAAGAGATTTATATTGCCAAAGACGTGAATGCTGTTATTGACGAAGCGTCTGCTTGA
- the pan1 gene encoding actin cytoskeleton-regulatory complex protein PAN1, giving the protein MYSSSNSFLGGVNNARPGQPPFMQQPPYSQLPQGQQQIPQQTGFQPQPTGYGSQSASHLQPQPTGFPTGQLQPQFTGFPGAAPPQQQQQFGGYQAPAQQPQLTGYPPQSQPPSLQVPSTTGLPTRLAPRTSSEIANSFSDGAGVAPPPPPKSSGSKIPNIRLSFITAQDQAKFEQLFKSAVGDSQTMDGEKAKELLLRSRLPGSELSKIWVLSDTTKSGQLFFPEFALAMYLCNLRITGRELPSTLPDKIKNEVSGMVDIISFGVPDTEPQGAARTNVPSFDAPLLENKSAPPAPQHPKPQQPSNAQFLSQLAAQPTGFGPQATGLQPNQPSLLGANATLAPQTTGFPGQSQQQYLHSQPTGLMTNPQATGYNGPRPPLPPMPTGFGSNLSSMQTGGLAAQPTGIPGQWGFVNAPSSGLPNIEALKQQLMPQPGREGGFTTAGLSGNASIPWAITKEEKKIYDDLFRAWDGLHKGFIGGDTAIEIMGQSGLDRKDLERIWTLADPSNRGRLNMDEFAVAMHLIYRKLNGYPVPNRLPPELIPPSTRNLNDSIGAVKSLLSQDAESRKASGAFLQPQKTGVSYLKEHSFRGGARSPGFGRKDATLFKNNDEAAAGYRSSARRRVGNDARPSSPPTSQASEEELSVEQLKKKIRETQIMLDAVDFKDENRAEEDEVLDRRDRLEAESLMDRTRRVQDDIDTHPNAVFRKLDNGAERRSLRRQLQAFEDQVPQIASEVRRIEREIADAKLELFRLKDAKAHPNSAANIVGTGPGGTVTEADRIKARARARMQARAAELAGRPVPASVDDDGAAVRRLEAESASIRADREKNEAMTRDVEESVREFTRSLEDSLKEEGETSTREHERRRWEDALGVEDVIRDFIYDLQRGSRTAHIRKEEESRASAQEQRLRHEEPSPGVSRLSPAPSAGSAGSLPGSTHEDRVAAARERAQRRIAERMAAAGLKPHTDTSETLLQRQEREKREREERLRRAEEEDAKREQERQRRLAEEQRSTSDTPAKPVGKKPPPAPPSRRGRTDSAGQAEVKKAAEETITAEQAAREQAIREEQQAQEEETNRLEMEAQKREEELLKEKEAQEARLRALEEQVRQGKIRKQEEKRRKEEAERLAKEKEAALAAQRAEIERAKERERQLQLELERLDEESSSDDEGPVNITPEDSTPTQSQLLPTVTPAAPVSAPESEQAGSPEDTSSQAPPVDFKLETESKNPYFKITHQATDTQVVSSPPVPQPSFTSPKADVHSTNPFHRLAKQETSKPAFTGSAPLERKSRARPEADDDWSAAGSEFDSSDDDDDERPGGGSAKQLASILFGTMAPPRPLSAMDDKSPSKSSTPVQDSPVASLPVPESNGSLSAPAAPPPPPPPPPAAVPSYDPSVAPPPPPAPPMAPPAPPPGPPPPPGPLPPPAPPAASGPPTPAGAPDRSALLASIQKGKGLRKVQTNDRSTSSIAGRVLD; this is encoded by the exons ATGTACTCGTCGTCGAACTCCTTCTTGGGCGGCGTCAACAACGCCCGCCCAGGACAACCACCCTTCATGCAGCAACCTCCATACTCGCAATTACCCCAGGGTCAGCAACAAATACCACAACAGACTGGCTTCCAACCACAGCCGACCGGATATGGATCTCAATCAGCCTCTCATCTGCAACCTCAGCCAACGGGATTCCCTACTGGACAACTGCAACCTCAGTTCACAGGCTTCCCCGGCGCAGCGCctccacagcagcagcaacagtTTGGCGGCTATCAGGCGCCCGCACAACAACCGCAACTCACGGGTTATCCTCCTCAAAGTCAACCTCCATCGCTGCAGGTTCCTTCGACCACCGGCCTGCCCACTCGGCTTGCTCCCAGGACGTCTTCGGAGATAGCTAACTCATTTAGCGATGGTGCCGGTGTggcgcctccaccaccccccAAGTCTTCGGGGAGTAAAATTCCTAACATACGGCTATCGTTCATCACTGCGCAAGACCAAGCTAAGTTTGAGCAACTTTTCAAGTCCGCAGTGGGAGATAGTCAGACAATGGACG GGGAAAAAGCTAAGGAGTTACTTCTACGTTCGAGACTTCCCGGCAGTGAATTGTCGAAAATATG GGTCCTGTCTGATACCACTAAGTCTGGGCAATTATTCTTCCCTGAATTTGCTTTGGCCATGTACCTCTGCAATTTGAGGATCACTGGTCGAGAACTTCCATCGACTCTACCGGACAAGATTAAGAATGAAGTTTCAGGTATGGTGGATATCATCTCGTTCGGGGTCCCCGACACAGAGCCGCAAGGCGCTGCAAGAACGAACGTTCCCAGCTTCGACGCTCCATTATTGGAGAACAAATCTGCTCCGCCGGCTCCCCAGCATCCTAagccgcagcagccatcgaATGCACAGTTTCTATCGCAACTTGCTGCGCAGCCCACAGGCTTCGGTCCTCAAGCAACTGGGTTGCAGCCCAATCAACCCTCTCTTCTTGGAGCGAACGCAACTCTCGCCCCACAGACTACAGGCTTCCCCGGACAGTCTCAGCAGCAGTATCTCCATTCTCAGCCAACAGGTCTAATGACCAATCCTCAAGCTACAGGCTACAATGGTCCCCGTCCCCCACTTCCGCCTATGCCTACCGGATTTGGCTCGAACCTTAGTTCAATGCAGACAGGCGGATTGGCTGCTCAGCCAACTGGCATTCCCGGCCAATGGGGGTTTGTTAACGCACCGTCGTCGGGTTTGCCCAACATCGAGGCCTTGAAACAGCAACTCATGCCTCAGCCTGGTCGTGAGGGCGGGTTTACGACAGCGGGTCTCTCCGGCAATGCTAGTATTCCCTGGGCAATTacaaaggaggagaagaaaatttACGATGATCTTTTCCGAGCATGGGATGGCTTGCATAAGGGCTTCATAGGCGGCGATACCGCTATCGAAATTATGGGACAAAGTGGCCTGGATCGCAAAGATTTGGAGCGAATTTGGACGCTTGCCGACCCCAGCAATCGAGGCCGTTTGAACATGGACGAATTCGCCGTAGCCATGCATCTTATCTACAGAAAACTCAACGGGTATCCAGTCCCGAATCGTCTACCCCCTGAGCTAATTCCCCCGTCAACGAGGAACTTGAATGATTCAATAGGCGCGGTCAAGTCTCTGCTGTCTCAGGATGCAGAGAGTCGCAAAGCTTCTGGCGCATTTTTGCAACCTCAGAAGACGGGTGTGAGTTACCTCAAGGAGCACTCATTCCGTGGCGGTGCAAGGTCTCCGGGATTCGGCCGCAAGGATGCCACTCTCTTTAAAAATAATgacgaggctgctgctggttACCGGTCTAGCGCTCGTCGTCGTGTGGGTAATGATGCCCGGCCATCATCCCCCCCTACCTCTCAGGCatctgaggaggagctgtctgttgagcagctgaagaagaagatcaggGAGACTCAGATCATGCTTGATGCTGTAGATTTCAAAGATGAAAATCGagccgaggaggatgaagtCTTGGATCGCCGTGATCGTCTGGAAGCGGAAAGCCTCATGGATCGAACCCGTCGTGTTCAGGACGATATCGATACGCATCCTAATGCAGTGTTCCGTAAGCTGGATAATGGCGCCGAAAGGAGATCCTTGCGTCGTCAGCTTCAAGCCTTCGAGGACCAGGTTCCTCAGATTGCATCAGAGGTCCGCCGTATTGAACGTGAGATTGCCGATGCCAAACTTGAACTTTTCCGCTTGAAGGACGCAAAGGCACACCCAAATAGCGCTGCCAACATCGTTGGAACAGGACCCGGCGGCACCGTTACGGAGGCGGATCGTATCAAGGCCCGCGCCCGCGCAAGGATGCAGGCTCGGGCTGCGGAACTTGCTGGCAGACCAGTGCCTGCTTccgtggatgatgatggagctgCGGTTCGCAGGTTGGAGGCTGAAAGTGCCAGTATTCGAGCAGACCGAGAAAAGAATGAGGCCATGACGCGTGACGTCGAGGAGAGCGTGAGGGAGTTCACTCGCAGTCTCGAAGATAGCCTCAAGGAAGAGGGTGAAACTTCGACACGTGAGCATGAACGGCGTCGATGGGAGGATGCTTTGGGGGTCGAGGACGTCATTCGGGACTTCATCTACGACCTGCAACGAGGCAGCCGAACGGCACACATCCGTAAGGAAGA GGAATCAAGAGCTTCTGCTCAAGAGCAGCGACTCCGGCACGAAGAGCCATCCCCCGGTGTCTCTCGGTTGTCCCCTGCGCCTTCCGCTGGTTCTGCAGGTTCGTTGCCGGGATCCACTCATGAGGACCGAGTGGCTGCAGCTAGAGAGCGTGCCCAAAGACGTATCGCGGAGCGCATGGCGGCTGCCGGTCTGAAGCCGCACACTGATACCTCTGAGACCCTTCTGCAGCGCCAGGAGCGGGAAAAGAGGGAGCGGGAGGAGCGTCTGCGAcgagcagaggaggaagacgcgAAGAGAGAGCAAGAGAGACAACGTCGCTTGGCTGAGGAGCAGCGTAGCACTTCTGATACACCTGCCAAACCTGTGGGCAAGAAGCCACCCCCAGCTCCGCCTTCACGCCGAGGCCGCACGGACAGCGCAGGCCAGGCTGAAGTGAAAAAGGCCGCAGAAGAAACGATTACTGCGGAACAGGCAGCCCGCGAACAAGCTATCAgggaggagcagcaggcacaagaagaggagacgaATCGCCTCGA AATGGAAGCTCAGAAGCGTGAGGAGGAACTCCtcaaggagaaagaggcGCAAGAAGCTCGTCTCCGTGCACTGGAGGAGCAAGTCAGGCAAGGCAAGATCCGGAAGCAAGAGGAGAAACGTcgcaaagaagaagccgAACGGTTGgccaaggaaaaggaagccGCACTTGCAGCTCAGCGCGCTGAGATCGAGAGGGCCAAGGAACGAGAGCGGCAGCTTCAACTAGAATTGGAACGTCTCGATGAGGAGAGCTCatctgatgatgaagggcCAGTGAACATCACGCCTGAGGACAGCACACCGACCCAGAGCCAATTACTCCCCACAGTGACCCCTGCGGCTCCTGTTTCTGCACCAGAATCCGAGCAGGCTGGCAGTCCTGAAGACACTTCCTCTCAGGCTCCACCTGTGGACTTCAAGCTCGAGACAGAGTCGAAAAATCCGTACTTCAAGATAACGCACCAGGCCACTGACACACAAGTGGTCTCTTCTCCACCCGTGCCGCAACCCAGCTTCACCTCCCCCAAGGCTGATGTACACTCGACCAATCCTTTCCACCGCCTCGCTAAGCAAGAGACTTCGAAACCTGCTTTTACTGGATCCGCGCCTCTGGAGCGCAAATCTCGCGCGCGTCCTGAAGCAGACGATGACTGGTCTGCTGCAGGGTCTGAGTTCGATTCGtctgacgatgacgacgacgagcgGCCAGGAGGTGGTAGTGCTAAACAACTTGCAAGTATTCTATTTGGTACTATGGCACCACCACGACCTTTGAGTGCTATGGATGACAAATCGCCCTCCAAGTCGTCGACTCCAGTGCAGGACAGCCCAGTTGCCTCTCTCCCTGTGCCTGAGTCGAACGGCAGCCTCTCTGCACCTGCTGcccctcctccgccccctcctcccccaccaGCGGCAGTGCCCAGCTATGATCCATCCGTCGCACCGCCCCCACCTCCTGCACCACCTATGGCACCACCTGCGCCACCTCCAGGCCCTCCACCGCCCCCAGGCCCTCTACCaccgccagctcctccggCTGCCAGTGGCCCGCCTACGCCTGCAGGAGCACCCGATCGTAGCGCGCTCTTGGCCTCAATTCAAAAGGGCAAAGGGCTTCGGAAGGTCCAAACCAACGATCGGAGCACGAGCTCAATTGCTGGTCGTGTGCTTGACTAG
- a CDS encoding sodium/calcium exchanger protein, with the protein MASNLTLYPRRSLIRQKRSYSVRSFYWAFLTLISLSVISWSLGNLNNPSAASSPLHVKRGVDILQSNDETECRLVRQAKDQCSFVRVNCSDLEDGLLSYVQLYYCTFANAKPIAFIVLILWLSLLFSTIGIAASDFLCIDLSTLASILGMSESLTGVTFLAFGNGSPDVFSTFAAMRSNSGSLAIGELIGAASFITSVVAGSMALVRPFRVARRSFVRDVGYFVIAVSFSMVLLADGRLHAWESATMVGLYCFYVVLVVTWHWYLVRRRRAYERNLAARAHFHIPENQELEIEEEVEEDPGVASESRSLLRGPSTEDFDALQGSDLPAWKDGDEDDDTRNRYLAEISENMHVFRPSTRRRNTFNPIRPSLVGALEFQTVLSSLQKSRSINRGTPIGHDLHFDNPELARAPSALQDNLSVASHPRTSRPSGNNSLLSPNSAAGSSRVRAVSANDAAGLKLDTSIFNSGMPQPRVTVSRPSGTEETFQPQISQIDQTSATPSLSSSGRPSRDSSAARSASPNLLAPPGTFHSPNYQADSPLTRSPLDVSPLGTSYATRGAEIAPESPSSPFPPFPDAIDFMQSRAPSIRLPAPTSPTETLQVHDNDFEDEGHRSSSPAKWSLLSPCCIARSVMPVLFPTLVDWGTKSFLERLLGVVAAPSVLLLTITLPVVEPAQREGDPAPNILPSADGGESAAPRVRLPEDSPLIRTLDRDLDDQDMASLAGKAQSLQERRRWDSELPALEPPTPSASQPKDWCQWLLYIQLFIGPFFVALITWTTMDPEMKVRNLFLPSLCSLLFSFLCLVCLVVSTRNCRSSRPSSFWRPFLAMLGFVVAIFWIATIATEVVSLLKTFGVILNISDSLLGLTVFAVGNSLGDLVADITVARLGYPVMALSACFGGPMLNILLGIGLGGLYMTVKAKPETEAARQGSYDIAISKVLVISGATLLTTLLLLLIVVPLNNWRMDRKIGWGLIILWACSTLGNVIAEVLN; encoded by the exons ATGGCAAGCAACCTAACTCTGTACCCAAGACGATCACTGATCCGTCAGAAACGTTCCTATTCTGTTCGATCGTTCTATTGGGCTTTTCTGACATTAATCTCTCTTTCGGTGATCAGCTGGTCTCTGGGAAACTTGAACAATCCCTCGGCAGCATCTTCCCCGCTTCATGTCAAGCGAGGAGTGGACATCCTCCAGAGCAACGATGAGACAGAG TGCCGTCTGGTCCGTCAAGCCAAGGATCAATGCTCCTTTGTCCGCGTCAATTGCTCCGACCTTGAAGATGGATTACTCTCATATGTCCAGCTGTATTATTGCACATTTGCGAACGCCAAACCTATAGCTTTTATCGTCCTCATCTTGTGGCTATCCTTGCTTTTCAGCACTATAGGTATTGCTGCAAGCGACTTCTTGTGTATAGATTTGAGTACCTTGGCCAGCATTCTCGGGATGAGTGAGAGTTTAACCGGTGTCACATTTCTCGCATTTGGAAATGGTAGCCCCGATGTCTTCTCGACGTTTGCTGCCATGAGGTCAAACAGCGGTAGCCTGGCCATAGGGGAGCTGATCGGTGCTGCGAGCTTCATTACGTCGGTAGTGGCAGGCTCTATGGCCCTGGTTCGGCCGTTCAGGGTTGCCCGGCGGAGCTTCGTCCGGGACGTGGGTTACTTTGTCATTGCTGTCAGCTTCAGTATGGTTCTTTTGGCTGATGGAAGGCTTCATGCCTGGGAATCGGCAACTATGGTTGGTTTATATTGTTTCTACGTGGTCTTGGTTGTCACTTGGCACTGGTACCTTGTACGGCGCCGTCGGGCGTACGAGAGGAATTTAGCTGCGCGGGCTCACTTCCACATCCCAGAAAACCAGGAGCTGGAAATCGAAGaagaggtggaagaggatcCCGGCGTTGCGTCGGAGTCGAGAAGTCTTCTCCGCGGACCGTCGACCGAAGATTTCGACGCATTGCAAGGATCTGATTTGCCGGCTTGGAAAGAtggtgacgaggatgatgacacGCGCAACCGCTATCTCGCTGAAATAAGTGAGAATATGCATGTATTCCGCCCCTCTACGCGCAGGCGCAACACCTTCAATCCCATCAGACCCAGCCTCGTTGGGGCGTTGGAGTTCCAGACCGTACTTTCTTCGCTTCAGAAGTCCCGTAGCATCAATCGGGGCACACCCATTGGGCACGATTTACATTTTGATAATCCAGAACTTGCGCGCGCCCCTTCAGCACTGCAGGACAATTTATCAGTCGCATCCCATCCCCGAACAAGCAGACCCTCCGGGAACAACTCTCTTCTATCGCCGAATAGCGCAGCAGGCTCGTCTCGAGTTCGTGCTGTGTCTGCCAACGATGCTGCGGGGCTTAAGCTGGATACCAGCATCTTCAATTCTGGCATGCCACAGCCTCGTGTGACCGTTAGTCGACCTTCCGGAACCGAAGAGACGTTTCAGCCTCAGATATCCCAAATTGATCAGACCTCAGCAACTCCGTCATTATCCTCCTCCGGCAGACCCTCGCGGGATTCAAGTGCCGCCCGGTCTGCCAGCCCTAATCTACTTGCACCGCCAGGTACTTTCCACTCGCCAAACTACCAGGCTGACTCTCCCCTTACGCGGTCCCCGCTGGATGTCTCCCCATTAGGGACTTCATATGCCACGCGCGGAGCTGAAATTGCTCCGGAAAGCCCCTCCAGCCCGTTTCCTCCTTTTCCAGACGCCATCGATTTCATGCAGTCGAGGGCTCCAAGCATACGTCTTCCGGCCCCTACCAGCCCTACGGAGACGTTGCAAGTTCATGACAACGActttgaggatgaaggtcATCGCTCGTCATCACCAGCAAAGTGGTCATTGCTTTCCCCATGCTGCATCGCGAGGTCCGTTATGCCGGTGCTCTTCCCGACCTTGGTTGACTGGGGGACCAAGAGCTTCCTAGAACGACTGTTGGGGGTTGTTGCAGCGCCAAGCGTGTTGTTACTCACAATTACTCTTCCTGTTGTGGAACCGGCACAACGTGAAGGGGACCCCGCGCCTAATATATTACCCTCGGCGGACGGTGGAGAGTCGGCAGCACCCCGAGTGAGACTGCCGGAAGACAGTCCACTTATTCGAACTCTAGACCGTGATCTAGACGATCAGGATATGGCTTCACTCGCGGGCAAAGCTCAGTCGCTACAAGAAAGGCGACGATGGGACTCCGAATTGCCTGCCCTTGAGCCGCCAACCccatcagcttctcagcCAAAAGACTGGTGTCAGTGGCTGCTTTACATACAGCTCTTCATTGGGCCCTTTTTTGTTGCCTTGATCACATGGACTACGATGGATCCCGAGATGAAAGTCCGCAATCTGTTCCTCCCATCCTTGTGctcccttcttttctcaTTTCTATGTCTTGTGTGCCTTGTGGTGAGTACAAGGAATTGCCGCTCCTCGCGGCCTTCCTCTTTTTGGCGCCCCTTCCTGGCCATGTTGGGCTTCGTAGTCGCAATCTTTTGGATCGCGACCATAGCAACAGAAGTGGTCAGCCTTCTCAAGACTTTTGGGGTCATTCTGAATATTAGCGACTCCCTCTTAGGGCTTACTGTGTTCGCTGTGGGTAACTCGCTTGGCGATCTTGTCGCCGATATTACCGTTGCCCGCCTGGGATACCCAGTCATGGCTTTGAGTGCCTGTTTTGGAGGACCGATGCTAAATATCCTGTTGGGAATTGGCCTGGGCGGTCTTTATATGACAGTGAAAGCGAAGCCAGAAACGGAAGCCGCTCGTCAGGGTTCTTACGATATTGCTATCTCTAAGGTCCTCGTCATTAGTGGCGCTACACTTCTGACTACTTTACTCCTTTTGCTGATTGTCGTTCCATTGAATAATTGGAGAATGGATCGAAAGATTGGCTGGGGTCTGATCATTTTATGGGCCTGCAGCACGTTAGGGAACGTAATCGCTGAGGTCCTTAACTAG